A window of Diabrotica virgifera virgifera chromosome 9, PGI_DIABVI_V3a contains these coding sequences:
- the LOC126892465 gene encoding uncharacterized protein LOC126892465, with the protein MLPRCDTFKEIIFTPRLIAFNESFVPVGTSKTSTVAVLWHEAISGRKKADIVSTFYAFLNKIRDSEEVVIWLDNCSGQNKNWCLYTFFVYAVSSLELNIRKITLRYFESGHTFMAADSFHHRVEQSLNRKGKVYDFVDFVDAVKTSTRNVEVIDMAFNDFYNWKDESSQYKITRLVPRPYLQQMVEVQFIRGFHTFGYKTSFEGEIISANFLKANIQKNGIAKPLSISQPRGITMERKQNIITKIGQIMPPNRIAFWKNIFVSENVDTIDD; encoded by the coding sequence ATGCTCCCAAGATGCGATACTTTCAAAGAAATTATATTTACTCCTAGACTGATAGCCTTTAATGAGAGCTTTGTTCCAGTTGGTACTTCTAAAACTTCTACAGTTGCTGTTCTATGGCATGAAGCTATTTCTGGAAGAAAAAAGGCTGATATTGTTAGCACATTTTAtgcatttttaaacaaaattaggGATTCCGAAGAAGTTGTTATTTGGCTGGATAATTGTTCCGGTCAGAACAAAAATTGGTGCTTGTACACATTTTTTGTGTATGCTGTAAGCTCATTAGAATTGAACATTAGGAAAATAACCCTAAGATATTTTGAGTCAGGTCATACATTTATGGCAGCTGACTCATTTCACCATAGAGTCGAGCAATCATTAAATCGAAAAGGTAAAGTTTATGACTTCGTTGATTTTGTAGATGCGGTTAAAACGTCAACACGTAATGTCGAAGTTATCGACATGgcttttaatgatttttacaaCTGGAAAGACGAATCATCTCAATATAAAATAACAAGGTTGGTCCCTCGTCCGTACCTTCAACAAATGGTAGAAGTTCAGTTCATCAGAGGTTTCCATACATTTGGTTATAAAACTAGTTTTGAAGGAGAAATCATAAGTGCCAATTTTTTAAAGGCTAATATCCAAAAAAATGGCATTGCAAAACCACTCTCTATCTCTCAACCACGAGGTATTACCATGGAAAGAAAACAGAATATAATCACTAAAATTGGTCAAATAATGCCCCCAAATCGCATTgcattttggaaaaatatttttgtcagcgAAAATGTGGACACAATTGAtgattaa